A part of Lacinutrix sp. 5H-3-7-4 genomic DNA contains:
- a CDS encoding isoamylase early set domain-containing protein produces the protein MAITKQFLKSKPVCKVTFTVPAENANEVKVVGNFNEWNTEATALKKLKNGTFKGTVNLEKDKSYEFRYLVDGQWKNEEEADAFAWNDYAADENCVINV, from the coding sequence ATGGCTATTACAAAACAATTTTTAAAATCGAAACCTGTTTGCAAAGTAACCTTTACTGTTCCTGCTGAAAATGCAAACGAAGTTAAAGTTGTAGGAAATTTTAACGAGTGGAATACTGAAGCAACTGCTTTAAAAAAATTAAAAAACGGAACCTTTAAAGGTACTGTTAATTTAGAAAAAGATAAATCTTATGAGTTTAGATATTTAGTAGATGGACAATGGAAAAATGAAGAAGAAGCTGATGCTTTTGCCTGGAATGATTACGCTGCAGACGAAAATTGTGTAATAAATGTATAA
- a CDS encoding dihydrofolate reductase — protein sequence MFKKKKQQPQIDPDQLALIENAQRRVKQKKHLYAHFVIFLIGAVFLIIANVGLGIGEEFQKFDLPWFVFAILIWLFFFLYHLFNVFITHKFMGKDWEKAQIEKLVAKQKAKIEKLEANLPKSKTDSNLKSSSTTQIPHKNLTMIVAAGENNEIGKDNDLIWHLKDDLKRFKSLTSGHHIIMGRKTFESFPKPLPNRTHVVISRQKDYQVPVGVLVVHSLEDAIDAAKGDTQPFIIGGGEIYRQAMPLAAKIEITRVHSTFNADTFFPEIDTTVWKETNSVVHPQDEDHKYAFSFITYERK from the coding sequence ATGTTTAAAAAAAAGAAACAACAACCTCAAATAGATCCAGACCAGTTAGCATTAATTGAAAATGCACAACGTCGTGTAAAACAAAAAAAGCACTTATATGCTCACTTTGTAATATTCTTAATTGGAGCTGTTTTTTTAATTATAGCAAATGTAGGTTTAGGTATAGGAGAAGAGTTTCAAAAATTTGATCTTCCTTGGTTTGTTTTTGCTATATTAATATGGTTATTTTTCTTCTTATACCATTTATTTAATGTATTTATAACGCATAAGTTTATGGGAAAAGATTGGGAAAAAGCCCAAATAGAAAAACTAGTAGCAAAACAAAAAGCTAAAATTGAAAAGTTAGAAGCAAACTTACCAAAATCTAAAACAGATAGTAATTTAAAATCAAGTTCAACTACGCAGATACCGCATAAAAATCTAACAATGATTGTTGCTGCTGGAGAAAATAATGAAATAGGAAAAGATAACGATTTAATCTGGCACTTAAAAGATGATTTAAAACGTTTTAAATCTTTAACCTCAGGACATCATATTATTATGGGTCGTAAAACTTTTGAAAGTTTCCCTAAACCATTACCAAATAGAACACATGTTGTAATTTCAAGACAAAAAGATTATCAAGTGCCTGTTGGTGTTTTAGTAGTGCATTCTTTAGAAGATGCTATAGACGCGGCAAAAGGAGATACTCAGCCATTTATAATTGGAGGCGGCGAAATTTATAGACAAGCTATGCCTTTAGCGGCTAAAATTGAAATAACAAGAGTACATTCTACTTTTAATGCAGATACTTTTTTTCCGGAGATAGACACCACAGTTTGGAAAGAAACCAATAGTGTTGTTCATCCTCAAGACGAAGACCATAAATATGCATTTTCTTTTATAACTTATGAAAGAAAATAA
- a CDS encoding class I SAM-dependent methyltransferase has protein sequence MIDFKADILEFSDTNYPAFTENDFPLDWSMTRNERYGFLYLLQKIKPKVAIEIGTFNGGSLQVISKYADKVYAIDTDKTIVERLGNQFSNVEFLIGDSKEILPKLIKQIQDNGEQLEFALIDGDHSTKGVATDIKNLIKYKPQSNFSIVLHDSFNPNCRKGMKLVDYNANKHVHYVELDFISGVFAPDNLRHEMWGGLAHIILLLEERIDELIINESQKKLFNIAYYRSIHFVKDTLFFLKPIKRLFKK, from the coding sequence ATGATAGATTTTAAAGCGGATATTCTTGAATTTTCAGATACAAATTATCCAGCATTTACTGAAAACGATTTTCCTTTAGATTGGTCTATGACTCGTAACGAACGTTATGGGTTTCTTTATTTACTTCAAAAAATAAAACCTAAAGTCGCTATAGAAATTGGTACATTTAATGGTGGTAGTTTACAGGTTATTAGTAAATATGCAGATAAAGTTTATGCCATTGACACAGATAAAACTATCGTTGAGCGTTTAGGAAATCAATTTTCAAACGTCGAGTTTTTAATTGGAGATTCTAAAGAAATACTACCTAAACTTATTAAGCAAATTCAAGACAATGGAGAACAGCTAGAGTTTGCTTTAATAGATGGTGATCACAGTACAAAAGGTGTTGCTACAGATATTAAAAACTTAATAAAATACAAACCACAAAGTAACTTTAGTATTGTATTACACGATAGCTTTAATCCTAATTGCCGAAAAGGTATGAAGTTGGTAGATTATAACGCCAATAAACACGTTCATTACGTAGAACTAGATTTTATTTCTGGTGTGTTTGCTCCAGATAATTTAAGGCATGAAATGTGGGGAGGTTTAGCACATATTATCTTGTTGTTAGAAGAAAGAATAGATGAATTGATAATAAACGAAAGTCAAAAAAAACTTTTCAATATCGCTTATTACCGTTCAATACATTTTGTAAAAGATACTTTGTTTTTTTTAAAACCAATAAAACGTTTATTTAAAAAATAG
- a CDS encoding NAD(P)/FAD-dependent oxidoreductase gives MVEKLQLRVTLKEEEFQDILLVKAAKWLNIPKEEITSIKILRKSIDARKPKIIFNYKVEVYIREVAPKTSAYQFEYKDVSKAKPVHIIGFGPAGMYAALRCIELGFKPIVLERGANVKDRRRDLKAINQDHHVNEDSNYCFGEGGAGTYSDGKLYTRSLKRGDVKRIFENLVFHGATDQILVDAHPHIGTNKLPKVVQNIRETILNYGGEVHFNTRVTDFSIKNNKIKAIQLQNGDELITEKVILATGHSARDIFNLLHNKDIAIEAKSFAMGVRAEHPQHIIDSIQYHCEGPRPELLPAASYSLVQQVNGRGVYSFCMCPGGFIVPAATANGEVVVNGMSPSRRNNKFANSGIVVEINAERDLKKYEKFGPLKALEFQKDLERLAFTAGGRSQVAPAQRMTDFVEGILSNTLNETSYQPGLKSAPLHSLFPKLIGSSLRKGFKAFGDKMKGYYTEEANIIGVESRTSSPVSIPRTDTLEHPEITNLYPCGEGGGYAGGIISAAMDGERCAEAATATL, from the coding sequence ATGGTAGAAAAACTTCAATTAAGAGTTACTTTAAAAGAAGAGGAATTTCAAGATATTTTGTTGGTAAAAGCAGCAAAGTGGTTAAATATTCCTAAAGAAGAAATTACGAGTATTAAAATACTTCGTAAATCTATAGATGCAAGAAAACCAAAAATAATTTTTAATTATAAAGTTGAAGTTTATATACGTGAAGTTGCGCCAAAAACGTCAGCATATCAATTTGAATATAAAGATGTATCTAAAGCCAAACCAGTTCACATTATTGGTTTTGGTCCAGCAGGTATGTATGCAGCATTACGTTGTATAGAGTTAGGCTTTAAGCCTATTGTTTTAGAGCGTGGTGCAAACGTAAAAGACAGACGTCGCGATTTAAAAGCAATAAACCAAGATCATCATGTAAATGAAGACTCTAATTACTGTTTTGGTGAAGGTGGCGCAGGAACTTATAGTGATGGTAAATTATACACAAGAAGTTTAAAGCGCGGTGATGTAAAACGTATTTTTGAAAACTTAGTTTTTCATGGCGCTACAGACCAAATTTTAGTAGACGCACACCCACATATAGGTACAAATAAACTGCCAAAAGTAGTTCAAAATATTAGAGAAACTATTTTAAATTATGGTGGCGAAGTACATTTTAATACACGAGTTACAGACTTTTCAATAAAAAATAATAAAATTAAAGCCATTCAATTGCAAAATGGAGATGAACTTATTACAGAAAAAGTAATATTAGCAACAGGTCATTCTGCAAGAGATATTTTTAATTTGTTACATAATAAAGATATTGCAATAGAAGCAAAATCTTTTGCAATGGGTGTACGTGCAGAACATCCTCAACATATTATAGACTCTATTCAATACCATTGCGAAGGTCCAAGACCAGAATTATTACCCGCAGCATCCTATAGTTTAGTGCAGCAGGTAAACGGTCGTGGTGTTTATAGTTTTTGTATGTGTCCTGGAGGTTTTATTGTGCCTGCAGCTACAGCAAATGGAGAAGTGGTTGTAAATGGTATGTCACCATCAAGACGAAATAATAAATTTGCAAACTCTGGAATAGTTGTAGAAATTAATGCTGAAAGAGATTTAAAAAAATACGAAAAATTTGGACCATTAAAAGCTTTAGAGTTTCAAAAAGATTTAGAACGCTTAGCTTTTACAGCTGGTGGAAGAAGTCAAGTTGCACCTGCACAACGTATGACGGATTTTGTAGAAGGCATTTTATCTAACACTTTAAATGAAACCTCTTATCAACCCGGTTTAAAAAGCGCACCTTTGCATAGTTTATTTCCAAAATTAATAGGAAGTTCTTTGAGAAAAGGATTTAAAGCATTTGGAGATAAAATGAAAGGGTATTATACAGAAGAAGCTAATATTATTGGAGTAGAATCCAGAACATCATCACCAGTAAGTATACCAAGAACCGATACTTTAGAGCATCCAGAAATAACAAATTTATATCCATGTGGTGAAGGTGGTGGTTATGCTGGCGGAATTATAAGTGCAGCAATGGATGGCGAACGTTGTGCTGAGGCTGCTACAGCTACTTTGTAA
- the fabD gene encoding ACP S-malonyltransferase → MKAYIFPGQGAQFSGMGLDLYENSPEAQHLFEDANSILGFNITDVMFEGTAEALKQTKVTQPAIFLHSVILAKTLGENFKPDMVAGHSLGEFSALVANGALTFQDGLRLVSQRALAMQKACEIQPSTMAAVLGLEDSVVENICAETEGVVVAANYNCPGQLVISGEIEAINKACESMKAAGARRGLVLPVGGAFHSPMMEPAREELAAAIENTTFSKPNCPIYQNVTANAVINESEIKANLISQLTAPVRWTQSVEQMITDGATLFTEVGPGKVLQGLVKKINRASETASATFESAS, encoded by the coding sequence ATGAAAGCATATATATTTCCAGGTCAAGGCGCTCAATTCTCAGGAATGGGTTTAGATTTATACGAAAACTCTCCAGAAGCACAACATTTATTTGAAGATGCTAATAGTATTTTAGGTTTTAATATTACAGATGTAATGTTTGAAGGTACTGCTGAAGCTTTAAAACAAACCAAAGTAACACAACCAGCAATATTTTTACACTCAGTAATTTTAGCAAAAACATTAGGAGAGAATTTTAAGCCAGATATGGTTGCAGGTCACTCTTTAGGTGAATTCTCTGCATTAGTAGCTAACGGAGCTTTAACATTTCAAGATGGTTTACGTTTAGTGTCACAACGTGCTTTAGCAATGCAAAAAGCTTGTGAGATACAGCCAAGTACAATGGCGGCAGTTTTAGGTTTAGAAGATAGCGTGGTTGAAAATATTTGTGCAGAAACTGAAGGCGTTGTAGTAGCGGCAAACTATAATTGTCCAGGACAACTAGTTATTTCTGGTGAAATTGAAGCTATAAATAAAGCATGTGAAAGCATGAAGGCAGCAGGAGCAAGGCGTGGATTAGTATTGCCAGTTGGTGGCGCTTTTCACTCACCAATGATGGAGCCTGCTCGCGAAGAATTAGCAGCAGCTATAGAAAACACAACATTTAGTAAGCCTAATTGCCCAATATACCAAAACGTAACAGCAAACGCTGTTATTAATGAATCTGAAATTAAGGCTAATTTAATTTCGCAATTAACAGCTCCTGTGCGTTGGACACAATCTGTAGAACAAATGATTACAGACGGTGCAACTTTATTTACAGAAGTTGGTCCAGGAAAAGTATTACAAGGTTTAGTAAAGAAAATTAATAGAGCATCTGAAACGGCTTCTGCAACCTTTGAAAGCGCTTCATAA
- the lspA gene encoding signal peptidase II encodes MKNNRTLFITILIVVNIALDQISKFWVRANIPAGSRSEILGEYFTLHNVENTGAFLGLGSDFNPVLKIILLNVLPVVVLTLVLFHIFRDKTLDKFSLIGFCCIIGGGIANLYDRILYGQVTDFWHIDLGGVFRTGIFNIADVSVMVGMGLLILGNFKKKKA; translated from the coding sequence ATGAAAAACAATAGAACGCTTTTTATTACAATTTTAATTGTTGTTAACATTGCTTTAGATCAAATTTCTAAATTTTGGGTGAGAGCTAATATTCCTGCGGGTAGTAGATCTGAGATTTTAGGTGAGTATTTTACACTTCATAATGTTGAAAATACAGGAGCCTTTTTAGGTTTAGGGAGTGATTTTAATCCTGTTTTAAAAATAATTTTACTCAACGTACTTCCTGTTGTGGTGCTAACATTAGTACTCTTTCATATATTTAGAGACAAAACCTTAGATAAATTTTCGTTAATTGGTTTTTGCTGTATAATTGGTGGTGGTATAGCTAATTTATACGACAGAATTCTTTATGGACAAGTAACCGACTTTTGGCATATAGATTTAGGAGGTGTATTTAGAACCGGTATTTTTAATATTGCAGATGTTTCTGTAATGGTTGGAATGGGACTACTAATTCTTGGAAATTTTAAAAAGAAGAAAGCATAA
- a CDS encoding amidohydrolase family protein — protein sequence MKTLALIFTLLFSTLTFAQDTYLHCGKIIDTKSGKVLTQKTIIVSGQKIKAIVDGYIKTENTNDTIIDLKTKTVMPGLIDMHVHIESETNPKKYLEVFTQNEADVAFTSTNYAKTSLMSGFTTVRDLGGSGVNVALKKAIASGKIVGPRIFTAEKSLATTGGHADPTNGYRRDLAGNPGPKEGVVNSVEDAKKAVRQRYKNGADLIKITATGGVLSVAKNGSNPQFTIEEIKAICETAKDYGFHVAAHAHGDEGIQRAVLGGVKTIEHGTLMSKETMELMKKHDVYLVPTITAGKFVSDKAKIKNYYPEIIVPKALDIGPKIQDMFGRAYKAGVGIAFGTDAAVFYHGDNAKEFGYMVEAGMPAIEAIQSATITNAMILKMENQLGQLKAGFIADIVATNDNPVENINTMETVVFVMKEGKIYKN from the coding sequence ATGAAAACACTAGCTTTAATTTTTACATTATTATTTTCTACTTTAACTTTTGCACAAGACACCTATTTACATTGCGGAAAAATAATAGACACTAAATCTGGAAAAGTTTTAACCCAAAAAACTATAATTGTATCTGGCCAAAAAATAAAAGCAATAGTAGATGGTTATATTAAAACTGAAAATACAAACGATACCATAATAGATTTAAAAACTAAAACGGTAATGCCTGGCTTAATAGATATGCATGTGCACATAGAGTCTGAAACAAACCCAAAAAAATACCTAGAAGTTTTTACTCAAAATGAAGCAGATGTAGCATTTACATCAACCAATTACGCTAAAACATCATTAATGAGTGGTTTTACAACCGTAAGAGATTTAGGTGGCTCTGGTGTAAATGTAGCTTTAAAAAAAGCAATAGCATCAGGGAAAATTGTTGGACCAAGAATTTTTACTGCTGAAAAATCTTTAGCTACAACTGGTGGCCACGCAGATCCAACAAATGGTTACCGTAGAGATTTAGCAGGAAATCCTGGACCAAAAGAAGGCGTAGTAAATAGTGTTGAAGATGCAAAAAAAGCAGTACGACAACGTTATAAAAATGGTGCCGATTTAATAAAAATAACCGCTACAGGTGGCGTATTAAGTGTTGCTAAGAATGGCTCTAATCCACAATTTACCATAGAAGAAATCAAGGCTATTTGTGAAACCGCTAAAGACTATGGCTTTCATGTTGCTGCACACGCACATGGTGATGAAGGCATACAACGTGCCGTTTTAGGAGGCGTTAAAACTATAGAGCACGGTACTTTAATGAGTAAGGAGACTATGGAACTTATGAAAAAACATGATGTTTATTTAGTGCCTACTATTACAGCTGGTAAATTTGTTTCAGATAAAGCAAAAATTAAAAATTATTATCCAGAAATTATAGTACCTAAAGCTTTAGATATTGGCCCAAAAATACAAGACATGTTTGGTCGCGCTTACAAAGCTGGTGTAGGCATTGCCTTTGGCACAGATGCTGCTGTTTTTTATCATGGTGATAATGCAAAAGAGTTTGGCTATATGGTAGAAGCAGGAATGCCTGCAATAGAAGCTATACAAAGTGCAACTATAACAAACGCTATGATATTAAAAATGGAAAACCAATTAGGACAACTTAAAGCAGGATTTATTGCAGATATTGTTGCTACTAATGATAATCCTGTAGAAAACATAAACACTATGGAAACAGTTGTTTTTGTAATGAAAGAAGGAAAAATTTACAAAAACTAG
- the galE gene encoding UDP-glucose 4-epimerase GalE, whose amino-acid sequence MSKILVTGGLGFIGSHTVVELQNAGFKVIIIDNLSNATENVLNGITAITSITPEFENLDLKNKEQTKTFFKKHQDIVGVIHFAAYKAVGESVKSPLTYYENNVNSLVYVLQELNKKAVSHFIFSSSCTVYGQADSMPITELAPTKPAESPYGNTKKIGEAIIEDLTKSNANFKAIALRYFNPIGAHQSSKIGELPIGVPLNLVPYITQTAAGKREQLSVFGDNYPTPDGTCIRDYIHVVDLAKAHVIALQRLLENKNDTNFEIFNLGTGKGSSVLEVIQSFERVSNQKLNYKIVDRRDGDVVEAYANTTKANTVLGWKAKLSLDDAMLSAWKWEQTL is encoded by the coding sequence ATGTCAAAAATATTAGTAACCGGAGGATTAGGGTTTATTGGTTCACATACAGTAGTAGAACTTCAAAATGCAGGATTCAAAGTTATAATTATAGATAATTTATCTAACGCTACAGAAAATGTTTTAAATGGTATAACTGCTATTACTAGTATCACACCAGAATTTGAAAATTTAGATTTAAAAAATAAAGAACAAACAAAAACTTTTTTTAAAAAACATCAAGACATAGTAGGTGTAATACATTTTGCGGCATATAAAGCTGTTGGAGAAAGTGTAAAAAGCCCATTAACCTATTACGAAAACAATGTTAATAGTTTAGTTTACGTTTTACAAGAATTAAATAAAAAAGCAGTATCTCATTTTATATTTAGCTCTTCATGCACGGTTTACGGTCAAGCAGATAGTATGCCAATTACAGAATTAGCACCTACAAAACCTGCAGAATCACCATATGGTAATACAAAAAAAATAGGCGAAGCTATTATAGAAGATTTAACAAAATCCAATGCTAATTTTAAAGCCATTGCCTTACGTTATTTTAATCCAATTGGCGCCCACCAAAGCTCTAAAATTGGCGAGTTACCAATAGGTGTTCCTTTAAATTTAGTACCTTACATTACACAAACAGCAGCAGGAAAACGAGAACAACTTTCGGTATTTGGAGACAATTATCCAACACCAGATGGAACTTGTATAAGAGATTACATACATGTAGTAGACTTAGCAAAAGCACATGTAATTGCATTGCAGCGACTACTAGAAAATAAAAACGATACTAATTTTGAAATTTTTAACTTAGGAACTGGTAAAGGAAGTTCAGTATTAGAAGTCATACAATCCTTCGAGCGTGTATCTAACCAAAAATTAAATTACAAAATCGTAGACAGGCGTGACGGTGATGTTGTCGAAGCCTATGCCAATACAACAAAAGCAAATACCGTTTTAGGATGGAAAGCTAAACTGTCATTAGATGATGCTATGCTTTCTGCCTGGAAATGGGAACAAACTCTATAA
- a CDS encoding DegT/DnrJ/EryC1/StrS aminotransferase family protein, with translation MKKIQMVDLKGQYAEIKKEVNDSIQEVLETTAFVNGPKVHEFQENLEKYLGVKHVIPCANGTDALQIAMMGLGLKPGDEVITADFTFAATVEVIALLNLTPVLVDVDPDNFNIDIEAIKKAITPKTKAIVPVHLFGQCANMEAIMQIAKEHNLYVIEDNAQAIGAKYTNSKGEKVMSGTIGDVASTSFFPSKNLGCYGDGGAIFTNNDDLAHIIRGIVNHGMYKRYHHDVVGVNSRLDSIQAAVLNAKLPHLDIYNNKRRDAARAYTKALQNHPNIITPKTVNNCDYVCDTCDCHVFHQYTLKIKNADRDALVQHLQNKNIPCGVYYPIPLHKQKAYLDSRYNEANFTVTNQLVKEVISLPMHTELEPDQIAFITKTIIDFLDNN, from the coding sequence ATGAAGAAAATACAGATGGTTGACTTAAAAGGTCAATACGCAGAAATAAAAAAAGAGGTTAACGATTCTATTCAAGAAGTTTTAGAAACAACTGCCTTTGTAAATGGACCAAAGGTTCATGAATTTCAAGAAAATTTAGAAAAATATTTAGGTGTAAAACATGTAATACCATGTGCAAATGGTACAGATGCTTTACAAATAGCCATGATGGGTTTAGGTTTAAAACCTGGTGACGAAGTTATAACTGCAGATTTCACATTTGCCGCAACAGTAGAAGTTATTGCATTATTAAATTTAACACCAGTTCTTGTTGATGTAGATCCAGACAATTTTAATATAGATATAGAAGCAATAAAAAAAGCAATTACTCCTAAAACTAAAGCAATTGTACCAGTACATTTATTTGGGCAATGTGCAAATATGGAAGCTATAATGCAAATTGCAAAAGAGCATAATCTCTATGTAATAGAAGATAATGCTCAAGCCATTGGAGCAAAATACACAAACTCTAAAGGTGAGAAAGTAATGTCTGGAACTATTGGAGATGTTGCTTCAACTTCATTTTTTCCATCAAAAAACTTAGGTTGTTATGGTGATGGTGGCGCTATTTTTACTAATAACGACGATCTAGCACATATTATTCGAGGCATTGTAAATCATGGTATGTACAAACGTTACCACCATGATGTCGTTGGAGTAAACTCTAGACTAGACTCTATACAAGCAGCAGTCTTAAATGCAAAACTACCGCATTTAGACATTTATAACAACAAACGCCGTGACGCTGCCAGAGCATACACAAAAGCATTACAAAACCACCCAAATATTATAACACCAAAAACAGTAAATAATTGCGACTATGTTTGTGATACTTGCGACTGCCATGTCTTTCACCAGTATACATTAAAAATAAAAAATGCAGACAGAGACGCTTTAGTACAGCATTTACAAAACAAAAATATACCTTGCGGTGTCTACTATCCAATACCATTGCACAAACAAAAAGCATATTTAGATTCAAGGTATAATGAAGCAAATTTTACAGTAACAAACCAATTGGTAAAAGAAGTAATCTCGTTACCAATGCATACAGAGTTAGAGCCAGATCAAATAGCATTTATAACTAAAACAATTATCGATTTTTTAGATAATAATTAG
- a CDS encoding 3-deoxy-D-manno-octulosonic acid transferase encodes MNLFYTILIYLADFALKVIAFFNKKIKLGIVGRKETFKLLKHNIKDTDGTLWFHCASLGEYEQGLPIFTELRKNYPKHKIVLSFFSPSGYEIRKNAPFADVVVYLPLDTISNAKRFLNIVNPELTVFVKYEIWPNFLNELKRRNHRAILISAVFRENQSFFKWYGKHTRKALFAFEHIFTQNEKSKKLLELINYNTVTVSGDTRFDRVFNQLEQDNIVDFVSKFKGDNLCVVVGSSWPEDEKLLVDYINNHANKSTKFIIAPHNIKTTQIESLKQSITKSCVLFTEKKDNTIENYQVLILNTIGLLTKIYSYADIAYVGGAMGTTGLHNTLEAAVFGVPIIIGKNHEKFPEAQAMINIEGLVSITDKESLKYYLNLFIKNETKRRQYGDNNKDFIKNNKGAVVQILDYLRI; translated from the coding sequence TTGAATTTATTTTATACAATACTAATATACTTAGCCGATTTTGCACTAAAAGTTATAGCCTTTTTTAATAAAAAAATTAAACTAGGTATTGTTGGCCGTAAAGAAACGTTTAAATTATTAAAACATAATATTAAAGATACAGATGGAACTTTATGGTTTCATTGCGCGTCTTTAGGTGAATACGAACAAGGTTTGCCAATTTTTACTGAGCTAAGAAAAAACTATCCAAAGCATAAAATTGTGCTTTCGTTTTTTTCTCCGTCTGGCTATGAAATTAGAAAAAATGCACCTTTTGCAGATGTTGTAGTGTATTTACCTCTAGATACTATAAGTAATGCAAAACGTTTTTTAAATATTGTAAATCCAGAGTTAACTGTTTTTGTTAAGTATGAGATTTGGCCAAATTTTTTAAATGAACTTAAAAGAAGAAATCATAGAGCAATTTTAATTTCGGCTGTATTTAGAGAAAATCAGTCGTTTTTTAAATGGTATGGTAAGCATACAAGAAAGGCTTTATTTGCTTTTGAGCATATTTTTACTCAAAACGAAAAGTCTAAAAAACTTTTAGAATTAATTAATTATAATACTGTAACGGTTTCTGGAGATACACGTTTTGATCGGGTGTTTAACCAACTAGAGCAAGATAATATTGTAGATTTTGTTTCTAAATTTAAAGGAGATAATTTATGTGTGGTTGTAGGTAGTTCGTGGCCTGAGGATGAAAAACTTTTGGTTGATTATATAAATAATCATGCTAATAAAAGTACAAAGTTTATTATTGCACCACATAATATTAAAACAACACAAATTGAAAGTTTAAAACAAAGCATTACCAAAAGTTGTGTGTTGTTTACAGAGAAAAAAGACAATACTATAGAAAATTACCAAGTGCTAATTTTAAATACCATTGGTTTACTAACAAAAATATATAGTTATGCAGATATTGCATATGTAGGTGGAGCAATGGGTACAACAGGTTTGCATAATACATTAGAAGCCGCAGTTTTTGGTGTGCCAATTATTATTGGAAAAAATCATGAAAAGTTTCCAGAAGCTCAAGCCATGATTAATATAGAAGGTCTTGTGTCTATAACAGATAAAGAAAGTTTAAAGTATTATTTAAATCTTTTTATTAAAAATGAAACAAAACGTAGGCAATATGGAGATAACAATAAGGATTTTATAAAAAATAATAAAGGAGCCGTAGTCCAAATATTAGATTATTTACGTATTTAA
- a CDS encoding DNA/RNA non-specific endonuclease — protein sequence MSKKTTYSILTALILIAVYSFNLYSEKQAQQEVVNTGKKVKSNTNEYFLPTSTTGQVVHHDGYSLSYSELHEQAEWVAYELKKSHLSNTNFKRPYFEIDNAVKTKAAHWRNYKKSGYDRGHLCPAGDRKYSKAAHDETFLTSNISPQKHNFNAGVWNRLEQKVRYWASKYNGVFVVSGGILKGKMKTIGDEKVAVPNQFYKIVIDNNNGKTKMLAFLMNHEASNLPLYKFVVPVDTIEKLTGIDFFAELDDNIENSLEASGSFKNWSFK from the coding sequence ATGTCTAAAAAAACAACATACTCCATTTTAACAGCATTAATTTTAATTGCTGTTTACTCATTTAATTTATATTCTGAGAAACAAGCACAACAAGAAGTTGTAAACACAGGTAAAAAAGTAAAATCGAATACTAATGAATATTTTTTGCCAACAAGTACAACAGGACAAGTGGTGCATCATGATGGGTATTCATTATCTTATAGTGAGCTTCACGAACAGGCTGAATGGGTTGCTTACGAATTAAAAAAATCACATTTAAGTAACACAAATTTTAAACGTCCTTATTTTGAAATAGATAATGCTGTAAAAACAAAAGCAGCACATTGGAGAAATTATAAAAAATCGGGTTACGACCGCGGACACCTTTGTCCTGCTGGTGATAGAAAATATAGTAAAGCTGCACATGATGAAACATTTTTAACAAGTAATATTTCACCACAAAAGCATAATTTTAATGCAGGTGTTTGGAATAGGCTAGAACAAAAAGTACGTTATTGGGCGAGTAAATATAATGGAGTATTTGTGGTCTCTGGAGGAATTTTAAAAGGAAAAATGAAAACTATTGGAGATGAAAAAGTTGCGGTGCCTAATCAATTTTATAAAATAGTTATCGATAATAATAATGGTAAAACAAAAATGTTGGCGTTTTTAATGAATCATGAAGCTTCAAATTTACCATTGTATAAATTTGTTGTTCCTGTTGATACTATAGAAAAATTAACTGGTATAGATTTTTTTGCAGAATTAGACGATAATATAGAAAATAGTCTGGAAGCTTCAGGTAGTTTTAAAAACTGGAGTTTTAAATAA